The Argiope bruennichi chromosome X2, qqArgBrue1.1, whole genome shotgun sequence sequence CGCATAACTTTgcatttaggaaataaattttgtaaaattaaaattacactcATATTACAGTGGTGTGAAACTGCAGTAAATAATTCTGcgattttatcatttaaatgatgCATAAAATCATCTATTATTATCAGATCAGTTCCTGTGTAGTCTTCGGGCAGACCATGAAAAAATTCAACGCCTGGTTCTTTAAGAAACCAAGCAGAACTATATGCataacaccattttattttatttaagcccttatcatatatattgtttttttaaaattttccgcaCCAATGATGTTTTACCAGATTGACTTTGTCCAATGATTAAACATGTGCTTGGATGTCTcagcatttttaaagatatttttacaacgcaaaaactttcataaaactAAAAGTAATTGATTTGTACTCGAACTTTTATAGTTTCTGAAATGTAACGACTATTACAAAACCGTATAGTGGTTACCGTTAATTACCACCAAAATCACATACAACATTCGAACCGCGTTGTTCTAAAAGATCAGATGGTTTGGAAAGTGTTGCTTTAACCATCCAAGCCATCTAATCCTAGAACGAATGCATCTATTGAAACTATAAAAGTGTGTTTGAAACTTACGCAAGAAATTCATTCACTTACTCAAAACGTTGGAAATGGACTTACATTCAAAGGGTGTAGATCCTTAAAAATAGAAGTATGATAAAAACATGTGAACAGAAACAGGAAGGTCGGTTGGGTTGGGAGAGATAAgcgaatataaataaattgcatacAGCTCATATAAGAGAAGACATatctaaaaattatcattcaaGCAGAAGCAGACGCTTCGATTGAAATGTAAGAAACATATGCGATGTGCGCAGCAGTCGCAACAAACGCGATGTAGGCAAAAAATGCTTCAACTGCATTTGCAGAAACAAACGCGATGTGGGCAACAAATGCTTCAACTGCATTTGCAGAAACTTACGCGATGTAGTCCAGAAAATGACATGTTTTTGACAAATAGTCCAGAAGATGACATACTATACTACTGATAAGATATCCTATTGTCagcataataattattacaatgcACATAGTTATAAATAGaaccaaaataattcatttcttttacacgCTTGGTTCCAGGTAAATAAGCATAAAAGAATGGACtgaatatttcaatacttttttaatgttgATCGTTTTTGGTTTCTATTTAAATTTCCCAAAGTCGGATATCgtatagttaataaattttctttacctATTTATTAACTGTTTCTCAAATGGTAGCATgctatatatattctataatcaACATACTTGATTTCACCCCTCAGTGTAAGAAAATTGTCATCTAGTATCTATTATGTTTAGTTAAAGGTAAAGGAaaggtattttataaataatcgtacatgatatttttacaaataatattattttaaatactattttttttctcaatttatgaAAGACAGCTAATTAGTAAACTCTCCTTAAGTATTATTTCTATATCCCAAGAGCGTAAGTATATAAATACAGTCTTAACATAATTGAAAACTTTTACATAATTGCAAGTTCTTTTATgcgatttcttttcattttgatcaAATTATTTCAGAAGCTGAAAATTAAGAAATGGTCGCTAAAACAGTTATTGTTGTGCCCAGAACTTTAAATGAAGTCGAAGTAATCTATTTGCTTAATTCgcttagtttcaaaattaaatggcagaatccactaaaaatatttttacctttgacaaaataccttttaaaaatcatgaatgccTGGCTTTCTATTTAATATTACCCAAATTCAAGTATcatgcaattattaaattttctttaaatgggtattaatattttctcaaatggTGGCTTACTATATATCCTAAATTCATTAacatatatatcaattaaatcaaaggTATAAGAACATTATCAGTTaacgtatattattttaatgcaaaggAATTTTATAAGTAAACGAACACGCGCAGCCaacaaaactctttatttaattttcaggttCAAATGTTTCCTTGAATCAAGCAACTGTTTTTGCTGGAATTAAAACTACCGGATATTGCTTTTCTGCAACTGCAGGTGGATTTTCAACAACGAAGATTGCATTGGCACTGTTTTTGTTATCAAGTCCTGGTTCGTTAGATGTGACTTTAGCATGATAACCGGATGCATCTGTATAATATTCCACTTTCCTGTAGACTCCGAATGGATCAACGTATCCATAGCTGCCTTTGATGTCTCCATTTTCTAAACGAATTTCTTGGCGATGTTGGGCGGTTCCATTTCCATCGTTCATGGAGAACCCAAATTCATAAGGGCTAGGAATCTCATTTTCGTCTCGGACGCCATAGAATTTCGATGGTACTCCATTTTTCTCAATGGATGATTGATAAATCGGATTTAACTGGCGTCCAACAGGAACGAGAATGTTGGCACCGTTCGGTCGGCTAGGAACTCgttctgaaattagaaatttcactaggagtttattataaatgaaatgcataGATTAATTATAGCTCATTCACTGTATGCATGTATGATGTAAACAAATTGGGACTTTTccatataagaaaaaaagtatttgtgataattaaat is a genomic window containing:
- the LOC129961026 gene encoding cuticle protein 14-like, coding for MPVSKCAWVPLISLLGLFTLGGAAQERVPSRPNGANILVPVGRQLNPIYQSSIEKNGVPSKFYGVRDENEIPSPYEFGFSMNDGNGTAQHRQEIRLENGDIKGSYGYVDPFGVYRKVEYYTDASGYHAKVTSNEPGLDNKNSANAIFVVENPPAVAEKQYPVVLIPAKTVA